CCGTCAATTATTGAAAGATCTCGGTATTTCAGATTACTGTCAGCTAATTTAAGTTACATTAGTGTGCTGTTACTTCTGTTCTGTTGGGACCTAAATCAATTAGTTAAATGTCCTACATATTGGTGGTATAAGTGAGTGGTAATGGCATCTTATTTCATCTGAATTCTTTGTGTACAAATATTTATTAAACACATTTGAAGGCAAGTTGTTATATTTATTTCACACATGGTACTACATCAGTCAGCTGTGTTCTCTGCGGCCATGAGCTGTTCACACGCAGCCCTCAGGCCAACCACTTTGTACTGGTCAGCGGCGGCCAGTAACTGGGGACCCATACCGCCCAGTCCAGAGAGCCTGAAGGCGTACATGTAGGACACCAGCATTGCCAGCACGGGGCCCTCCACATCCGGGATGGTGAGCTGGTCACTGCCGTTGTCCAGCATTGAGGCTAAGACGGGGCTCCTGGCTGCCACGACAGCCCTGTGTGCCACCAGCCGCGTGTTACCAGACACCAGCTCCACCATGCCCTGGTCTGCGTCCAGCAGGGAGCCCAGGTACACAGTTGCCCCCCTCTGTTCCGTCTCTGGAGGTGACATGCCAGAAGAACCTGAAACACAGTGTTCTTCACTAATTCTGTATCCTTATGGCAAAGATGCAGTTGAAAGGAGTACTTCTGCGCTATGGGTAAAGAGAGTTGAAGCATCAGGAATTGCATAACTGAGGTGTACAATCCACCACGTTTGGAACACCATGTCACCAGTCCCTGTTCCAAACATAGTGAATAACGCAAGTGCAATTTATTCGTGGTGACCAGTGCATCAAAATTTAATTGGTTCTACAGTTATTGGTAAGCATTTGAAGACTGTGTGGAATGACAGACTGTTTGACATTCAGAAGTGTTCTCTAGATGACTTCCATGAATGCTTACAACAGACCACAAGACTCAAAGAAAAGACTCACACAGGACGTCTCTCTCAACATAAAGCAGAAACGACGTGGTACACCACACAGAACTTGCTCCTCATCATGATCATTAATAAAATTACTTTTCAATTATGGAAGGGCAGAAAGAATGTGAAGTATGTTCCAGTGAGTGGAATGTTGTTTGGACCTTTTCCCAATTTCTATCTATCTATTGCTTCTTAGTGAGTGTGCAAGTGCACAATAGTCAGAGGTATCTTACCACATTGTGGATTCACTAGATACCTCTTGATTGTTTTCGTTGAAAAATAAACTCCATTTTCCACAGGAACAGGATATTCCCTTGGGCAAACAAATGGTGAAAGTTGCTACGAGACAAATGTGGTGTATGAATTTTTGGCGGTGTACATATTCAAGTCCAGTGTCTGTATCTCAGAATATACACAAGAGTAGTTAAGTAACTACAGAAGTTTCACTTGTTGACATTGGATTAGTGATAAATGCAGCTCAGAGCAAAGCTGGCGACCTGTATTATCACATTGgtggtgtagtagtagtagtagtagtagtagtagtagaagaagaagaagaagaagacgaagaagaacagGAAATTCCTATGGATTCGCCTATAAATACTTCTGTCAAATCAGCAGAGTAGTAGATTGGGTAACTGTTTTCATGTGTCGCAGCATGCCGATGCCAAGTTCCCATGGGATATCTTCCTTAATGTCGAGCACCCGAACGTAGTTTCCTACATGGACGGTAGCCACTCAGAAACGAGCTGGTGCATCAGACGGATCTCACTTCTCACTTATTTGCTAGCACAGCACTCTCCAGTGGCAGCTGTTGGCGTGCAAGCTGAAAATGACTCATGTTTATCTATGTATCACACAGCGTACTGCAATGCAGGGGAATCAgcctgtgtgtaaaaaaaaaaaaaaaaatctcagttcATTGGTCCAGTTAAGGACAGGAATGTGACGAGTGAGGTCCAAAATTCCTGTATGCTACAGGCGAACTCGGGAGACGCCATTTAAATTTACTTTGTTTGCAGTTGCAGGAGATCGTTGATGTACCAGTACTATAAACAGCATATTTTCGTAGTTTGACTTATACAAAAAGCACCAAACATGTGATTCAACTGCAAACAAAGTAAATTTAAATGGCCTCTCCCGAGTTCGCCTGTAGCATACAGGAATTTTGGACCTCACTCGTCACATTCCTGTCCTTAAAGCAAAAATCGGATGTATCCGATTCTACCTACCTTTGACACTTGGAAATGCTCTGCAAAGTGAAATTCCACGCTATCAGATCACAATACTCGTAATATATTAATTTGTTCTGGCTACTACGAAGAGTCCTTTTCGACTGCGAAAAGTGCAagaatcaacgtcccaaggaaaggagtagttctatttttttttttaccgtatttaacacttccgctgcggcatcggtgcaggcgcgcaactctccagtgcggcccggcaacgCCGGTAACGCTCTGAAAGAGCAGgtaccgctcggagccgacgctcctaagACACCTGAGTTACACGCcgacgtcaagaccttgtaagGTCTGTAGGATCATGccctatactgacttaatgatgacgtCTGcacttagaggtttccatttacagATCCTAGATCCCTCTCTTGTATTTTCGCTCAGCAATATGTTGACTCGTTATCGTTCGTTTCGTCACCTACAAGTTGCAAAAAATCGTCTtttaccaataatctgaagaaatccataggagaattGCCAGAAGGGTGAATTTGGAGAACTTCTTCCTTCGTAAATGGGTGATTCTGCATATTATGTCGTTCTTTATGCCAGGACTCACCTGGATTATCTCCGTGTGACAGGTCGGGCTCTTTTCCGTCGTTGATTGCCACACAATCGTCGTGATTCGTATCGTCGGATTccgaactgtcacgaaacagattcgaaagctgtgcttccacgctatcatctctctgcaattcttctgcagcctctaaacgacgctggccggcgtggccgagcggttctgggcgctacagtctggaaccgcgggaccgctacggtcgcaggttcgaatcctgcctcgcgcatggatgtgtgtgatgtccttaggttagttaggtttaagtagttctaagttctaggggactgatgaccttaggagttaagtcccatagtgctcagaaccatttgaacctctaagcgacaatctccgtggtatgcctcgtcctcactacacagaaaatcactgtcgtctagtacactaagtacCTATTCCTCTGTCAGTTTAACACTTTTTCTGCCCTTctcacattggaaggtccaggtgtTGGTTCACTAGGCACCATTACCaacaatatacgttcgataactgaccacacaaaagtttacacgctttgatgctaCTAGCTTCgacgctgcaactagactgagtcATCCGACAGTGAGCGCGGCCGCTTACaagcgtcagccgcactggctcgtgTCTTGTGACGCTTATAAGagtcagccgcagcgaaagtgttaatgtaGGGAATTTATCCATTTTGTGTGTACGTTTTCTTGATTATGTCATTACTTATTCAGCCACAACACAAGCATTTAGTATAGGCTTAATATGATAACATGAACGAGAAAATCTGTGAGTGAGTAATTTTAACGGATTTTCATTTATAATGGACTAAACAGagtatgttctgaaagatatttaATGGCAACTAGTTGATGCTTCATTAGTATACAGCACGTTTCATTGATTTAATTACATTGCTGCCACAACAAAGTGTACATTTTTATGGACAGAAGCAGCAGCTGTGCACTGAAATCTGCGCGTTAAGTAATCGTAACATACATGTTAATTACAACTGTTTGTCGCAGACACctactgtcaaatgttttgcttCTATTTTTCTCTTCCGATATTTGTGTGCCCATATTATACATAATGTACTTGAACTTTAAAAGACTTATTTTCATGTGGTGACAGTTACTGATTATAAGTAATCCAAATGCTTGTCAGTTTAACACTATgaattacttttcttttcttttcttttctgtctgtCTATTTGGGCTTGCTGTGAACATAGTtgcgtgtagtcagcgcgtacacaactttcccactagagcgcgccccgctaagcacaacagcgcaggcgcagcgcatGTCCGTCTCctcactatgagatggcgctgtcttagagacagaccaaattctgcttccgccgatcagcgtattaatatgtcacgcagccaatgagattgctgctaacgtagaaccttttctcctcacggatcacactcacacagtgatacctgaatgctcgaggtattataacgagtgtacagacctccgattagtcagtctgcatttgtctgtagtcaagtttcagtctgcgcctaataagattatcatattcctgtacatagccatgaagggcTCTTCTTAAGTGATCAAATTTGCTCTGAAACTTTGTCGTCTAAATTCTGGGCGAAATTTATTTCTCTGGATGTGGGGATATATGAGTATTCTGTATGTAACACGTTAAGATATTTTTAATTATCTGTAACATTCGATTGTAAATTTGTGTGTCTGCTTTATTGCTGAGCATGTACTGTATCGCAGGTAATCGCTACCTGCCGACAATGCCTTGAAAAATGTGCGATTGTTGTTGGGTGAGAGAACTTAACGTGGGAATCTAGTGGAGAACAGAGCTTGAAATCCACAACTTTTGTGGATCTCAGACGATGTGCTTGACAGCCGACTTTATATAAAATTGCTAGTTCTTATTCGATATCACTATAGACTGTACCATTGTTTGCCAAGACTTTCAGTGTGAACCAATCATTGCAATGtggtggcatacaaaatattagtAAACAGTGTATAATCGTTTTCAAAATTGTCTGGAATGTGTCATTTTTTAAGTAATAAATCTTACTGTCGGTGTTCTAATAATAAACATTCTTAATCGATACAATCATTGTTTCTTGAAACTATCAGTAATGTACACGTCCATTAATATGTAGAAGTCCTTTAAATTCATGAAATGGGGGGAGACGGGAGCAGTAATATCACAATGTAACCaccttaccaaatggttcaaatgcctctgggggacttgacatctgaggtcatcagtccccaagaactttgaattacttaaacctaactaacctaaggacatcacacacgtccatgctgaaggcaggattcgaacctgcgaccgtagcggtcgcgcggttccagactgaagcgaccatCTTCCCAGTCGTGTTACAATGCAGTAATGGAATACAATTTGGCTGTAACGCAACCAAtatgttacagttttgctgtagaATGGTGATTTATGTACTGAATTTCCATGTACAGATTCTTTCTCTAAACTATAGCCATTATTATAAGATTTGTCCTTTGTTTTCTACAATCCCTCACGATTGGCCAGTTATACTTTCCTCCATGCAGCAGCATCTACGAACAGTCTTATAGTACTGCTGATCTAAGGTAAACAGTTTGTGCAtattaaaatttttggcattcagATTCCTGTGTAACGAACTGTATTCTGTTTTCCAGCATGATGACTGTTTGTGGTACATGGACTGAATTGTCATTGTTTGATGGTGTGCATAATTCACTGgaataacacaaaactgaaaaataaagttGCACTTCCCATTGATGTTACAGACTGATGAACAGAGAAACAAATGTGGGTTGTGAACTATGCCACTACTGTCCAAACTGGTATACTTGCCAGCACCTTGAAAATCAAGTAGTTCAGGTTCATAGCTACAATAATTTCAAGTCGGTGACCGAAATGGGACGATTCTCTCGGTGTTATGCACATTTCTCTAGGATTTGCTTGACAGTAATTGAAGAAGAGGGATCAAGATGAGCTAATGTTCTACTCCATTCCTATTCTCTACGTTACTACAAACATACTGCTAATTTCAGACCTCAAATGATGATACCCTGCACATGTATTTCCAGGAAGGAAATCTGTTTCATCACATTGGGTAGATCTCAGCTCATTGGATGCGgtggttaaaatgatagaaaggcTTGAAATGCCAACAGTGTAGCTGAGATGAAGTGCCAGTGAACATGTGGAATTATCATATTGATCCCAGCTCTTCCCTTGGATATTTAATTCTTCCACGTTTCCCAGAGGTGATTTCACAACACTTGCTTTGCTAGTGATTACAGTGACATGAACGGCACGATTTCTGACTTATCAGCGCGGTTgactggtcgtatatttttgtgtttctgtgtaAATGACTTCACTTTGTACCCAATATTGGAACAACTCTGTCATTTTCTCGAAGTGTTCCGATCAGTGGTCTTCGGTATGTCTGTCTCAGTGTCACTACAAGTTTTTACTtcatctcatttcaaattgcaccTACACATGCACTCCACAAACCATCATATGGTGTATAGTCGTGGGCCCTACTACTACTCGTTAttcccattccactctcaaacagagcacTGCAAGAACACTGTGCTTCCATACAAGCTCCGATTTTTCTCGTCTTCATGATCCTTAAGTGAAATATACGCAGTTTGCTATATCTAGCAATGAACGATATGATTAAAGCCTCACAAATTTATGTACTTTGAAACCATTActgttatacaggatggtccattgatcgtgaccgggccaaatctctcacgaaataagcgtcaaacaaagaaactgcaaagaacgaaacttgtctagcttgaaggggggaaccagatagcgccatggtttgcccgctagatggcgctgccatgggtcaaatggatatcaactgggttttttaaaaataggaacccccattttttattacttattcgtgtcgtacgtaaagaaatatgaatattttagatggaccactttttcgctttgtgatagttggcgctgtaataaacATATAggtcacaattttagaagaacagttggtaacaggtaggttttttaaattaaaatacagaacttaggtatgtttgaacattttatttcggttgttccaatgtgatacatgtacctatgttaacttatcatttatgagaacgcatgctgttacagcgtgataacctgtaaataccacattaatgatgtccgtcaacctcaatgtatttggcaatacgtgtaacaatattcctctctacagcgagtagttcgccttatataatgttagcacatgcattgacaatgcactgacgcatgttgtcaggcgttgtcggtggatcacgatagcaaatatccttcaactttccccacacaaagaaatccggggacgtcagattatgaaatatgctattcaataccgcttcaaccgcacgcgagctatgtgccggacatccatcatgttggaagtacatcgccattctgtcatgcagtgaaacatcttgtagtaacatcggtagaacattacgtatgaaatcaacatacactgcaccaattatccttcctccaataatgccgcatcatacattaacccgccaaggtcgctgatgttccacctgtcgcagccatcgtggattttccgttgcccaatagagcatattatgccggtttacgttaccgctgttggtgaatgacgcttcatcgctaaatagaacgcgtgcaaaaaatctgtcatcgtcccgcaatttctcttgtgcccagtggcagaactgtacacgacgttcaaagtcgtcgccatgcaattcctggtgcatagaaatatggtacggatgcaatcgatgttgatgtaacattctcaacaccgacgtttttgagattcccgattctcgcgcagtttgtctgctactgatgtacggattagccgcgacagcagctaaaacacctgcttgggcatcatcatttgttgcaggtcgggttgacgtttcacatgtggctgaacgcttcctgtttccttaaataacgtaactatccggcgaacggtccggacactttgatgatgttgtccaggataacgagcaacatacatagctcacgcccgtcgggcattttgatcacaatagccatacatcaacacgatatcgaccttttccgcagttggtaaacggtccattttaacacgggatatgtatcacgaagcaaataccgtccgcactggcggaatgttacgtgataccacgtacttatacgtttgtgactattacagcaccatctgtcacaaagcgaaaaaagtggtcctactaaaacatttctttacgtactacacgaatatgtaataaaaatgggggttcctatttaaaaaaaaaaaaaaccaagtcgatatccgtttgacctatgtcagtgccatctagcgggccaaccatagccccatctggtttcccccttcaagctagatgagtttcctttgtagttttttcgtttgacgcttatttcgttagatatttggcccggtcactatcaatggaccaccccgtataatcTTCTCGTTGATAGACATTGATGCAGGCGGCAAGTATGTGATCCCTCTAACTAATCAACTTGAAGAGCCATAAAACTGGAACTTTTCATCATTTGTACTCACGATTACACTTACGACATGTAAAATTCCAAATGTCAATTCGCAAAACATTCGAGACAAATTACACCCTCCTTTGAATAGTGTCATATGTAATCTCGTCAGTTCTGAAGAACATTTATCAGTTCTGCTAATGTAAGTAAACTTTATACTTGattattaaaatataatttatttttgattttcaaattctTACCATTTACAGGAAATTTCTTTCTACGTAAATTTGAACttaaaaatatttggctaatttTTGGTAGATAGAAACTTTAGTGTCAACATAATGTACAGTAAACAACATTGATACACATTATAGACTAAAAAGTCCCTAAACTCTCACGTCTCCTTGTCTTCAGCCAGTAGTTTAAGTTTTTCTCAGTACCAGTCTATTTATTCTGAACACTGTCATTAACTGTCTCTTATGATGTATGTCCGTTATGGCTTCTGCCATCAAGGAAAGTGTTACTAACCAAATACAAATGAGGTGATAGTAAAACTGAACAGGCTAACATTTTGTTGATGTTTACTATGACCACCGGCAGGCATCCCGATGGAGGCAGACGAGCTGGCATGGGTAGAACAGTCGACCAGTTGAGAAACATGCCATTAAGGACACATGCATCATGTCGTATGGGCAGGCCCATTGATCGAAGTGTTTATTTGTGAGTGGCAGTGAGTGTAGCATGCCTCTGTTCTTACCAGAGACTGACTGCCATGGACCTAGTCTTGAGCTTTTGCGAAGAGCCATCGTGTCAGTCGTTAGGTGTCCAGACCAGACATGTGCTGAGTACATTGTGTGCATACCTACCTAGGTTCAGATGCTCTGCTTCCTGTAGTTCATTTCATATGCAAGTTCATTTCACTTACAGGGTTTTGTTCCCCAGTTGTTACCAAGTCACTGTCGACCTGTGTAGCGTCCATACGGATCACGTTGAACAGCATCATTGTCACTAAATTGTCATTGATACTAAAACATGTCATCATTTGGATTCATTGTATCAAGATAGGCGATATTTGATGGTAAACAGACTATTTTGTGTTTTGTAAACTGATGTCAATAATTTAATGCTCTCAAGCAGCCATAGCTGTTTCATATACATAGCCCCAACtgcgccgccccccccctccccaatttgtTACTGTCTGACACACTTATCACTGTCCATTACTAGAAGTAGGCTTGAggttctatttttttatttctctgtGAAATTTGTCTCTTAGGTGTTTCCATTTATTCATACATCTTTTTcctgaataataataatactaataataataataataatacaaaatttAAGTAATTACATTACTTATTACTTTTAACTAATTCTATATTATCAGAGGTCCCTTTCAACTTAAATAATTTTTAGAGGCATGGTGCTGACATTCAGAATAGAATTCACAACCACTATTAAGAATTGTAGAGTTGACTACTGAAGTGTTTAGGGATTGCCTCCAGCCAAATGACATGACAACGCTTTCTGAAGATGATTTTCTGAAGACTGAAAATGATTTGTATAAAATACAAATATTTCGAAATGCATCTGGTACTGTGAGAGAAAAAACATTCCCCTATATCGCTCAGAAAACTCAGATACTATATTGTATTATAATTATTTTCAGTCAATCATAGCACAAGCAGCTGCAGGAACTGTTTAGAAGTTCATAGTAATCGATCTTTAAGCAAATGGGAAGCAAAGTGATGATGGTATATTTCGTGGTGGTTGTGATGATGATTAAGAATGATTTATGGGTCATCAGCACGAATGCATTAATGATATTGAGCATGGTGAAAATCTgtttaaaaataagaataaaatggaaACCCAAGTTGTATTTTCCCCACAAGAGTTGAACAGCAGCCACAATAAGGTGGGTGTCAGAAGGGTCTGTAACAAAATCCCGATAAAACACAATGaattaactacaaataaaaatcaaGGATAAACTACTGGTAACGACACTGTTAAAATGGGGACAGATGACTGGCTGGATGGCCACTTTTAAATAATGAGCGATCGAGACGCACTGTGACACattaaaatcacacacacacaatattttgggaagaattctGGACATCACATAAAATCGTAAAACATTAACCACTCTCGTCTCATTACCATTTAAACATAAGGTAAGTCCTGTAGGAGATAAAGATCAACCATCAGGTCATCATAATGAAACACACTACAATTTCTCATATTGATACCTGTGGCCAGCATCTGTGTCATACTGGGGGCTCTTTGGGACTTAAGAGAAAGCCATGTATCGATGGGCAACATCCTACTCTAAGCAAATCCTGATGTACCCCGAAAACCAGCTGAAAATTATTACCTTGTCTTGGCTTTGTAATCGAGAGCGACCCGTACtccttgcaccatccgatctgatGGGTATATCTGACCAGGAGCGAGAAGGGCACTTTGAGAATCTGTGCAGATGAAGAATTTCTTGTCATGGCTTcatctcatctgctccattgcCCTCAGGTTAGCAAACAATTCCATATAATAAACTGAAAACAACTCTGAAAGCCCTGTCCttaggatgatgatgatggggaaCACAACAGAACAATGGATAAAATCTCCCTGCTAAGGCCCATCTGTGTAACAGTAAAAATCTGGGTGGTGATGTAAAATCTTGTTCAATTGTAAAA
The genomic region above belongs to Schistocerca americana isolate TAMUIC-IGC-003095 chromosome 7, iqSchAmer2.1, whole genome shotgun sequence and contains:
- the LOC124622048 gene encoding speckle-type POZ protein B-like isoform X2; protein product: MSPPETEQRGATVYLGSLLDADQGMVELVSGNTRLVAHRAVVAARSPVLASMLDNGSDQLTIPDVEGPVLAMLVSYMYAFRLSGLGGMGPQLLAAADQYKVVGLRAACEQLMAAENTAD